A part of Prolixibacteraceae bacterium genomic DNA contains:
- a CDS encoding antibiotic biosynthesis monooxygenase: MIIVTVDCHPKKEHKESYLNTFNEVSKTVHNEEGCIRYEIFQKDADSPNLFIFEKWESQETLDAHIATPHMNAFFEKTNPWLEKELEINVFDVKS; encoded by the coding sequence ATGATCATTGTTACAGTAGATTGTCACCCTAAAAAAGAGCACAAAGAGAGTTATTTAAACACCTTCAATGAGGTTTCTAAGACTGTCCATAACGAAGAAGGGTGTATAAGATACGAGATATTCCAAAAAGATGCAGATAGCCCAAATCTCTTTATTTTTGAGAAATGGGAGTCACAAGAAACTTTAGATGCACACATTGCCACACCACATATGAATGCATTCTTTGAAAAGACAAACCCTTGGCTTGAAAAAGAGCTAGAGATCAACGTCTTTGATGTGAAATCTTAA
- a CDS encoding AAA family ATPase: protein MNKQQYFVCSVGSNHEGYTEENLDRMIEHGAFVFHEDTTQRGHYREIQDGDILILKYNNQFIAYGEKCSREVAINGEDGWNQIFPIREWIFHDDASPRKGVSHKGLQDNTLKGAGQMGTVKMIKPSFGYKSIESIHSENELFERMKELHQNNLSSNDISVLKKKRQIILQGPPGTGKTYSAKDIAEEMIFGEVSEDKREQKKRLETSEQFQLTQFHPSYSYEDFVRGIEASSGKDGIQYNTKNRILADFADKALKNVQLATLEKETFSKEQHVYELLTQFADQVQEKIDNDGRYPITDSVYISEVSDKGFRYTGDNWGNAPRIKFEDLVQIELLQAHTRQAIKHADGLSGLADHHATYFNNLSKKFRDAFPSELNNMPSTHKEQPTVKNFVLIIDEINRANLPSVMGELIYALEYRGEAVESMYAVDGDRRIIIPDNLYIIGTMNTADRSVGHIDYAIRRRFAFIDMLPNEKVITEGEASELFHRVSELFVTEEGDKKENAKYLAPDFDYKEIQLGHSYFMAETTSDLKMKLEYEIKPILREYVKDGILQPSATEIIEALDVHA from the coding sequence ATGAATAAACAGCAATATTTTGTTTGTAGCGTTGGGAGCAATCATGAAGGCTATACAGAAGAAAATCTAGATCGTATGATTGAGCACGGCGCCTTTGTATTTCATGAAGACACCACCCAGCGAGGACATTACAGGGAGATTCAAGATGGTGATATTTTGATTCTGAAGTATAATAATCAGTTTATTGCTTATGGAGAAAAGTGTTCTCGAGAGGTAGCGATAAATGGAGAGGATGGATGGAACCAAATTTTTCCGATTAGGGAGTGGATATTCCACGATGATGCATCACCACGCAAAGGGGTTTCCCATAAAGGGTTACAGGATAACACACTCAAAGGAGCAGGTCAAATGGGAACGGTTAAGATGATTAAACCATCTTTTGGTTATAAGTCGATCGAATCCATACACTCAGAAAACGAACTATTTGAAAGAATGAAAGAGCTACATCAAAATAATTTATCATCAAATGACATTTCAGTACTGAAGAAGAAGAGACAGATTATCTTGCAAGGTCCTCCTGGCACAGGTAAGACCTATTCTGCCAAAGATATAGCTGAAGAGATGATATTCGGGGAGGTGTCGGAAGATAAAAGAGAACAGAAAAAGCGTTTGGAGACCTCGGAGCAGTTTCAATTAACACAGTTCCACCCATCTTATTCTTATGAAGATTTTGTGAGAGGTATTGAAGCGTCATCGGGGAAAGATGGTATACAATATAATACCAAGAATCGTATTCTTGCTGACTTTGCAGACAAAGCACTAAAGAACGTACAGTTGGCGACATTAGAGAAGGAGACGTTTTCGAAAGAGCAACACGTTTATGAGCTCCTTACGCAATTTGCGGACCAAGTGCAAGAGAAGATCGATAATGACGGTCGTTATCCTATTACCGATTCTGTATATATCTCGGAGGTGAGTGATAAAGGGTTTCGCTATACGGGAGATAATTGGGGCAATGCACCAAGAATAAAGTTCGAGGATTTGGTGCAGATAGAACTTCTGCAAGCCCATACAAGGCAAGCCATTAAACATGCCGACGGGCTATCGGGACTTGCAGACCATCATGCGACCTATTTTAATAATTTATCGAAGAAATTCAGAGATGCATTTCCATCGGAACTGAATAATATGCCCTCCACGCATAAAGAGCAACCTACGGTAAAAAACTTTGTGTTGATTATTGATGAGATTAACAGGGCCAATTTGCCATCGGTCATGGGAGAACTGATTTATGCATTAGAGTATCGAGGCGAAGCGGTGGAGAGCATGTATGCTGTGGACGGAGATCGTAGGATTATCATTCCAGATAATTTATATATCATTGGTACGATGAACACCGCAGACCGAAGTGTAGGGCATATTGACTATGCTATTCGACGTCGTTTTGCGTTTATTGATATGTTGCCAAATGAGAAGGTGATTACTGAAGGAGAGGCAAGTGAATTGTTTCATCGTGTAAGCGAACTTTTTGTTACGGAAGAGGGAGATAAAAAAGAGAATGCGAAATACCTTGCTCCTGATTTCGATTATAAAGAGATACAGTTAGGACATAGTTATTTTATGGCTGAAACGACTTCGGATCTGAAGATGAAGTTGGAGTATGAGATCAAACCGATCTTAAGAGAGTATGTGAAAGATGGTATTCTTCAACCTAGTGCCACTGAAATTATCGAAGCGTTAGATGTCCATGCATAA
- a CDS encoding McrC family protein, producing MHNKIISCSEHDSLEIAYLIEEETPDFSYGDRCVLFPKTHRGKDASLSCFSTQYEDKSYQLKTSYFIGVDWLYQERKEAIQVHPKINDEEGEVDYLGIIFNSLSFPDAHHAVEELFWVKWDETPIEISQKEDLLTPLLIVEYLSILREIVRKGLKKSYYRVEKNLHSRIKGKVQVGATIKRNIMRQRPLHTQCCYEAFGVNNMENRLLKKAFLFAQRYLSQYIEMGQHKQLLSTIHYISPALTDVSDDVSLHELKHQKSNKFFKEYERGLKLAHFILKRFGYNIQETTPSSIKVTTPPFWIDMSKVFELHVLNLLRATLKEDVKFQFQAGQLSIDYLIHTEGFQIVVDAKYKPRYREQSIHIDDIRQVSGYARMEKLYRTFAIEDSSLIDCLIIYPDQENGLEHIALDDLKKHELKSYRGIYKLGVKMPKI from the coding sequence ATGCATAATAAGATTATATCCTGTTCGGAGCATGACTCCTTAGAGATAGCCTACCTCATAGAAGAAGAGACTCCCGATTTTTCTTATGGGGATCGATGTGTGCTTTTTCCAAAGACACATAGAGGAAAAGACGCTTCGTTATCATGCTTTTCTACCCAATATGAGGATAAAAGTTACCAGCTCAAGACCTCATATTTTATTGGTGTAGATTGGTTATATCAGGAGAGAAAGGAGGCCATTCAGGTTCACCCCAAAATCAATGATGAGGAGGGTGAAGTGGATTATTTAGGTATTATCTTTAACTCTCTCTCTTTTCCGGATGCACATCATGCCGTGGAGGAGCTGTTTTGGGTAAAGTGGGATGAGACACCTATCGAAATATCTCAGAAAGAGGATCTACTGACCCCACTACTTATCGTGGAGTACTTATCGATATTGCGAGAGATTGTACGCAAAGGATTGAAGAAATCATACTATCGTGTAGAGAAGAATCTCCATAGTCGTATTAAAGGGAAAGTGCAGGTGGGGGCTACCATCAAACGCAATATAATGCGCCAACGTCCTCTTCATACCCAGTGTTGCTATGAAGCATTTGGGGTAAATAATATGGAAAATCGCCTGCTAAAAAAAGCGTTTCTTTTTGCTCAAAGATATCTTTCGCAGTATATCGAGATGGGACAACATAAACAACTTCTGTCGACGATCCATTACATCTCTCCTGCCCTGACGGATGTTTCGGATGATGTTTCGTTACACGAATTGAAACATCAGAAGAGCAATAAGTTTTTTAAGGAGTATGAGAGGGGATTGAAACTGGCACATTTTATCTTAAAGCGGTTTGGCTACAATATACAGGAAACCACACCGTCTAGTATAAAGGTCACCACTCCCCCATTTTGGATTGATATGAGTAAAGTGTTTGAACTACATGTCCTCAACTTATTGCGCGCCACTCTTAAGGAAGATGTGAAATTTCAATTCCAAGCGGGACAACTCTCTATCGACTATTTGATCCACACAGAAGGATTTCAAATAGTGGTGGATGCCAAATATAAACCACGCTATAGGGAACAATCTATTCATATCGACGATATACGTCAAGTGAGTGGTTATGCCCGCATGGAGAAGTTATATCGTACTTTCGCTATTGAAGATTCATCTCTTATTGACTGCCTGATTATCTATCCCGATCAAGAAAATGGTTTGGAGCACATTGCTCTTGATGATCTAAAAAAGCATGAACTAAAAAGTTATCGTGGAATATATAAGTTGGGGGTAAAGATGCCGAAGATATAA
- a CDS encoding RecQ family ATP-dependent DNA helicase, translated as MNKSDALNLLRNSIDNDTAEFREGQWQAIDGIVNRKKKLLVIERTGWGKSSVYFISTRILRDEGKGTTIIISPLLALMRNQIEAAERLGIKAISINSTNVEDWNISKLAVLRNEVDALLISPERLANENFMNNILRPIADRIGLFVVDEAHCISDWGHDFRPDYRRIVNILKFMPTGMPILGTTATANDRVCKDIVSQLGDIEVIRGALTRESLILQNISLKDQAARLAWLKENIPNLTGSGIVYTLTKRDAMIVTDWLNECDIDAAYYYAGAKDNNFEDSTQYRQYVEDSLYNNELKVLVSTSALGMGYDKPDLGFVIHYQAPSSIISYYQQVGRAGRAISKAHGVLLSGREDHDIHQYFRQSAFPPKERVEAILAIIEEHDGLSVPELMKQLNLRKGQIEQVLKYLIVEESSPVIKIGTKWYRTAVEYDMDSDKVLRLTNQRLNEWHEMLTYIDSTDCLMNFLQNSLDDPNRTLCGKCANCDQKLKLSDTVQHENGVEAALFLKHSEFDFKLKIKIESEALPEYGFSGNLHQSLRAELGKSLSRWGDAGWGSIVAEDKHNNFFRDELVDAFVEMYNERWNTTPRPTWVTCIPSHRHPDLVPSFAERVATKLGLPFVSVIEKIEETAPQKEQENNFFQCKNLDGAFKVNGSIKVGQPVLLIDDAIDSGWTLTIASALLRQAGCGIVFPATLTSTSAN; from the coding sequence ATGAATAAATCTGATGCATTAAACTTATTGAGGAATTCTATTGATAATGATACAGCAGAGTTCCGAGAAGGACAATGGCAAGCTATTGATGGAATCGTTAATAGGAAAAAGAAATTACTTGTAATAGAACGTACAGGCTGGGGAAAAAGCTCAGTATATTTTATTAGTACAAGAATTCTTAGAGATGAAGGTAAGGGTACAACTATTATTATCTCACCTCTACTTGCATTAATGAGAAATCAAATTGAAGCTGCTGAAAGATTAGGTATAAAAGCAATTTCAATTAACTCAACAAATGTTGAAGATTGGAACATATCCAAATTAGCAGTTCTTAGGAATGAAGTTGATGCATTACTAATTTCTCCGGAAAGGCTTGCAAATGAAAATTTCATGAATAACATTTTAAGACCAATAGCGGATAGAATTGGTTTATTTGTTGTTGATGAAGCACATTGTATTTCAGACTGGGGGCATGATTTTAGACCTGATTATAGAAGAATAGTAAATATTCTTAAGTTCATGCCAACTGGTATGCCAATCCTTGGAACAACGGCCACTGCTAATGATAGAGTGTGTAAAGATATAGTTTCGCAGCTCGGAGATATAGAGGTAATCAGAGGAGCTTTAACTAGAGAAAGTTTGATTCTTCAAAATATATCACTTAAAGATCAAGCTGCTAGATTAGCTTGGTTGAAAGAGAATATTCCTAATTTAACAGGAAGTGGTATTGTTTATACACTCACCAAAAGAGATGCAATGATTGTCACAGATTGGTTGAATGAATGCGATATAGATGCTGCTTATTATTATGCTGGAGCTAAGGATAATAACTTTGAAGACTCTACACAGTATCGACAGTATGTAGAAGACTCATTATATAACAACGAATTGAAGGTTCTTGTGTCCACTTCAGCATTGGGTATGGGCTATGACAAACCAGATTTAGGCTTTGTTATACATTATCAAGCTCCAAGCTCAATAATAAGCTACTATCAACAAGTAGGAAGGGCGGGAAGGGCTATCAGTAAAGCGCATGGTGTTCTATTATCAGGTCGAGAAGATCACGATATACATCAGTACTTCAGACAATCAGCCTTTCCTCCAAAAGAAAGAGTAGAGGCTATATTAGCTATCATTGAAGAACACGATGGTTTATCTGTTCCAGAGCTAATGAAGCAACTAAACTTAAGAAAGGGTCAGATAGAACAAGTATTGAAATATCTAATCGTAGAAGAATCTTCTCCTGTTATAAAGATTGGTACTAAGTGGTATAGAACAGCTGTAGAGTATGATATGGATTCTGATAAGGTGTTAAGATTAACGAACCAAAGACTTAATGAATGGCATGAAATGTTGACGTATATTGATTCAACTGATTGCTTGATGAATTTCCTGCAAAACTCTCTTGATGATCCAAATAGAACTCTTTGTGGAAAATGTGCGAATTGTGACCAAAAGCTTAAATTATCAGATACGGTACAACATGAAAATGGAGTGGAAGCTGCTTTGTTTCTGAAACATTCAGAATTTGATTTTAAATTAAAAATAAAAATTGAATCTGAGGCATTGCCTGAATATGGATTTAGTGGTAATCTTCATCAAAGCCTCCGTGCAGAATTGGGTAAATCTTTATCAAGATGGGGAGATGCTGGCTGGGGTAGTATAGTTGCAGAAGACAAGCATAATAATTTTTTTCGAGATGAATTGGTTGATGCATTTGTTGAAATGTATAATGAAAGATGGAATACAACTCCTCGTCCAACATGGGTCACCTGCATTCCTTCACATAGGCACCCAGACTTAGTTCCTTCCTTTGCTGAACGAGTAGCAACGAAGTTGGGCTTACCCTTTGTGTCAGTAATAGAAAAAATAGAGGAAACTGCTCCTCAAAAAGAACAGGAAAATAACTTTTTCCAATGTAAAAACCTTGATGGAGCATTTAAAGTCAACGGTAGTATTAAAGTTGGTCAACCTGTGTTACTAATAGATGATGCAATTGATTCGGGATGGACACTAACAATTGCATCGGCTTTACTTAGGCAGGCAGGCTGTGGTATTGTTTTTCCTGCAACTTTAACTTCAACATCAGCAAATTAA
- a CDS encoding DNA-processing protein DprA, which produces MISERTKSILLFTSYFAKSSDKSIKPLTNTEWNRLVRWLQSKSISPEDFLSQDNASLLLGWQDKTITSERIDSLLERKSALAIALDKWTKAGIWIINRGDKQYPRRLKERLKDNAPPILFGIGNADLLNKQYIGIVGARKTTDNELFETKKIGKKITSENFGIVSGGAKGVDESAMLGALEANGNCIGFVSDSLIRKSTTSTFRKYIINKRLVLLSPFNPEASFNVGNAMTRNKLIYTQSEATIVVKSDTKGGTWEGAKENLKKQWVPLWVIYNKEVGNNELIKLGANKLLPENEYKIEELVKVKIIQVSEPNLFSSNNSLANNIAQEKKVIKKEGDIIEVKLNDATLFDYFIFKLYSIITDKPLTKKDIKDKLSITNSQLDEWLKMACAKEFIIKNNRPVTFILNKEKKIRITS; this is translated from the coding sequence ATGATTTCAGAAAGAACAAAATCAATATTACTATTTACATCATACTTTGCAAAAAGTTCGGATAAAAGCATAAAGCCGCTGACCAACACTGAGTGGAATAGGTTAGTTAGATGGTTGCAATCAAAATCAATAAGCCCAGAGGATTTCTTATCTCAAGATAATGCTAGTTTATTACTTGGTTGGCAGGATAAAACAATTACATCAGAAAGGATTGACTCTCTGCTAGAAAGAAAATCTGCATTAGCAATAGCTTTGGATAAATGGACTAAAGCAGGAATTTGGATTATTAATAGAGGTGATAAACAATATCCCAGGAGATTAAAAGAAAGATTGAAGGATAATGCCCCGCCGATATTATTTGGAATAGGGAATGCTGATTTATTAAATAAGCAATATATTGGAATTGTTGGAGCAAGAAAAACTACAGACAATGAATTGTTTGAAACAAAGAAGATAGGCAAGAAAATAACTTCCGAAAACTTTGGAATTGTTTCTGGTGGAGCTAAAGGAGTAGATGAGTCTGCTATGCTCGGCGCTCTTGAAGCAAATGGAAATTGTATTGGTTTTGTATCGGATTCATTAATTAGGAAGTCAACAACCAGTACGTTTAGAAAATATATAATCAATAAAAGGCTTGTTCTTCTATCTCCATTTAACCCTGAAGCAAGTTTTAACGTAGGGAATGCAATGACTAGAAATAAATTGATATATACACAGTCAGAAGCTACGATAGTTGTAAAATCAGACACAAAAGGAGGAACATGGGAAGGTGCCAAAGAAAATTTAAAAAAACAATGGGTTCCTCTTTGGGTTATTTACAACAAAGAGGTTGGCAACAATGAGTTAATAAAATTGGGTGCTAATAAATTACTTCCTGAAAATGAATACAAAATAGAAGAATTGGTAAAAGTAAAAATAATTCAGGTTTCTGAGCCTAATTTATTTTCTTCTAATAATTCTCTAGCCAATAACATAGCACAAGAAAAGAAGGTGATAAAGAAGGAGGGTGATATTATTGAAGTTAAATTAAATGATGCAACATTATTTGATTATTTTATCTTCAAACTTTATAGTATCATAACTGATAAACCATTGACTAAAAAAGATATCAAGGATAAATTATCCATAACCAATAGCCAATTAGATGAATGGTTGAAAATGGCTTGTGCTAAGGAATTTATTATAAAAAATAATAGGCCAGTGACTTTCATTTTAAATAAGGAAAAGAAAATTAGAATTACGAGTTAG
- a CDS encoding PorT family protein has protein sequence MKRLCFILSISVAFFTNSIVSVAQSKSNFVVKAGANINYFDANFKQRSNLGYHLGGLFSFNLNSFRIQSGLIYIKRGTRTLLQEVMYTVENHEIIDERIVHEDYDSRMVVNYIEIPLNLSLKVVGFRNNNNEVRLHVEPALGVYISDQIKRGNDKRVFLLNHEEPNYYEELNIGIKFGASFKVGQFEPYAGYDIGINDIAANHYEIRNRSVYLGLGYYIH, from the coding sequence ATGAAGAGACTATGCTTTATCCTTTCAATCTCAGTTGCCTTTTTCACTAACTCCATTGTATCGGTAGCGCAATCAAAAAGTAATTTTGTAGTCAAAGCTGGGGCCAATATAAATTATTTTGATGCAAATTTTAAACAAAGAAGTAATCTAGGTTATCATTTGGGAGGACTATTCTCATTTAATCTTAACTCTTTTAGAATACAATCTGGTTTGATTTATATTAAAAGAGGGACCAGAACGTTATTACAAGAGGTTATGTATACAGTAGAAAATCATGAAATTATTGATGAGAGAATAGTTCATGAAGACTACGATAGTCGCATGGTGGTAAACTACATTGAAATTCCCCTTAACCTTAGCTTAAAGGTTGTCGGCTTCCGCAATAATAATAACGAAGTCAGGCTTCATGTTGAACCAGCTTTAGGAGTATATATTTCGGACCAGATTAAAAGAGGAAATGACAAGAGGGTATTTTTACTTAACCACGAAGAGCCAAATTATTATGAAGAGCTAAATATCGGAATAAAGTTTGGGGCAAGTTTTAAGGTTGGTCAGTTTGAGCCTTATGCAGGTTATGATATTGGAATTAATGATATCGCAGCCAATCATTATGAAATAAGAAACAGAAGTGTTTATCTTGGTTTAGGCTACTACATACACTAA
- a CDS encoding PorT family protein — MRKISIILTLVFILATLQCLKAQETNGFSLRAGLHINELNKDYVNPTLGLSVGAFYSFHLDNLRVQPGVAFTQRGGKLKTTVSYGPPGYSSNSNAPDMTTTYDDFVALNYIEIPINFSLKIISLKKSNNIRVSIEPTLGYCISGKVEDLGQAYDVKVTSDVENINDIKPLNFGVKFGASLKLNHFEPYIGYDVGVSNIKTTKNEWKNRAFCVGLSYYL, encoded by the coding sequence ATGAGAAAAATAAGCATTATTCTTACATTAGTGTTCATATTGGCAACGCTCCAATGCTTGAAAGCACAAGAAACCAATGGATTCAGCCTCCGAGCAGGACTACACATAAACGAGCTTAACAAGGATTACGTAAACCCTACGTTAGGTTTATCTGTTGGAGCTTTTTACTCTTTTCATCTAGATAACCTTAGAGTCCAACCTGGAGTTGCATTTACGCAAAGAGGGGGGAAATTAAAAACGACAGTGTCCTATGGTCCTCCAGGTTACTCTTCTAATAGTAATGCCCCTGATATGACGACAACTTACGATGATTTTGTAGCATTGAATTATATTGAGATCCCCATTAACTTTAGTTTGAAAATCATAAGTCTTAAGAAAAGTAATAATATTAGAGTATCTATTGAGCCTACTTTAGGGTATTGTATCTCTGGTAAGGTGGAAGATCTAGGACAAGCCTATGACGTAAAGGTCACATCGGATGTCGAAAATATAAACGATATAAAACCGTTAAATTTTGGCGTTAAATTTGGGGCAAGTCTGAAACTGAATCATTTTGAACCTTATATTGGCTACGATGTAGGAGTAAGTAATATCAAAACCACTAAAAATGAATGGAAAAATCGTGCTTTTTGTGTCGGTTTATCTTATTATTTGTAA